The following are encoded in a window of Methylicorpusculum oleiharenae genomic DNA:
- a CDS encoding OsmC family protein has protein sequence MEAKVKWVDGVMFVGETGSGHAIVIDGPADHGGRNMGARPMELLLLGVGGCSSFDVVQILQKGRNDIVDCVCEVSAERVDAIPSVFSKIHLHFVVSGKDLKESAVERAVKLSAEKYCSASIMLGKVVDITHDFEVIEV, from the coding sequence ATGGAAGCAAAAGTCAAATGGGTTGACGGCGTCATGTTTGTCGGCGAAACCGGTAGCGGCCATGCCATTGTTATCGATGGACCGGCCGATCATGGCGGCCGCAATATGGGTGCCCGCCCCATGGAATTACTGCTTTTAGGTGTAGGTGGCTGTTCATCTTTTGATGTGGTCCAAATTTTACAAAAAGGCCGAAATGATATTGTCGACTGTGTCTGCGAAGTTTCTGCTGAACGCGTCGATGCCATCCCCAGTGTATTCAGTAAAATTCATTTACATTTTGTGGTTTCCGGCAAGGATCTCAAAGAATCCGCAGTTGAACGCGCTGTCAAATTGTCAGCGGAAAAGTATTGTTCTGCATCCATTATGCTGGGCAAAGTGGTTGATATAACCCATGATTTTGAAGTAATAGAGGTTTAA
- the speD gene encoding adenosylmethionine decarboxylase: protein MKKLKLQGFNNLTKSLSFNIYDVCYASADKQKAYIDYIDEAYNADRLTQILKDVAEIIGAQILNIAHQDYDPQGASVTMLISEGMDHDDSEEMNAESPGPLPETVLAHLDKSHITVHTYPESHPNNGISTFRADIDVSTCGRISPLKALNYLIHSFESDIVIMDYKVRGFTRDISGKKHYIDHSITSIQNYISEETRNNYQMIDVNVYQENLFHTKMMLKETELENYLFEKESEFSQHQKLEIQDRLQKEMAEIFYGRNYN from the coding sequence TTGAAAAAATTAAAATTACAGGGCTTTAACAATTTAACTAAGTCGCTCAGCTTTAATATTTACGATGTTTGTTACGCTTCTGCCGATAAACAAAAAGCTTACATCGATTATATCGACGAAGCTTATAACGCAGACCGGTTGACACAGATTTTAAAAGACGTTGCTGAAATTATCGGCGCGCAAATTTTGAATATCGCCCATCAGGACTACGATCCACAGGGAGCCAGTGTGACGATGCTGATCTCCGAAGGCATGGATCACGACGATTCTGAAGAGATGAATGCAGAATCTCCAGGCCCTTTACCTGAGACGGTATTAGCGCATTTAGATAAAAGCCACATCACCGTGCATACTTACCCTGAAAGCCATCCCAACAATGGCATCAGCACCTTTCGAGCAGACATTGATGTCTCGACCTGCGGCAGAATTTCACCGCTTAAAGCGTTGAATTATCTGATCCATAGTTTCGAATCCGATATCGTGATCATGGACTACAAGGTGCGGGGTTTTACCCGGGATATCTCCGGTAAAAAACACTATATCGATCACAGCATTACCTCGATCCAGAATTACATTTCCGAAGAAACGCGGAATAACTATCAGATGATCGATGTCAACGTGTATCAGGAAAATCTATTCCACACCAAAATGATGCTCAAAGAAACCGAACTGGAAAATTATCTTTTTGAAAAAGAAAGCGAGTTTTCTCAACACCAAAAACTGGAGATCCAAGACCGGCTTCAGAAAGAAATGGCTGAAATTTTCTACGGCAGAAATTATAACTAA
- a CDS encoding CPBP family intramembrane glutamic endopeptidase, protein MTDSNNSTQFFKTACNFEGSLIIVAAVLGWLAGINPFEQLFFSEQAVMVGLLGTVPLFLFFVGMERVKLESIQKIRQLLSDTLGTSLYPCQWTDLFFLSAIAGFSEELLFRGLIQPWMENAWGGLIGLLGSNIIFGLVHAVTPLYAVLAMLVGIYLGLSLDYGDQRNLLGPMIIHGLYDFLAFLMIMRAYKPKT, encoded by the coding sequence ATGACCGATTCGAATAACTCCACGCAATTTTTTAAGACAGCCTGCAATTTTGAAGGCTCACTGATTATCGTTGCGGCTGTGCTGGGGTGGTTAGCCGGTATAAACCCTTTCGAACAACTTTTTTTCTCAGAACAGGCTGTCATGGTCGGTCTGTTGGGAACTGTTCCTTTATTTCTGTTTTTTGTGGGCATGGAGCGCGTCAAGCTTGAGTCCATCCAGAAAATCCGTCAGCTTTTATCGGACACCTTGGGCACTAGCCTCTACCCGTGCCAGTGGACCGACTTGTTTTTTTTGTCAGCCATTGCCGGTTTTTCAGAAGAATTATTATTCAGAGGCCTGATTCAGCCCTGGATGGAAAATGCCTGGGGCGGTTTGATAGGATTACTGGGCAGCAATATCATTTTCGGCCTTGTGCATGCCGTTACGCCTTTATACGCCGTATTGGCAATGCTGGTCGGTATTTATTTGGGGTTGTCGCTGGATTACGGGGATCAGCGAAATCTGTTGGGTCCGATGATTATTCATGGTCTTTACGATTTTTTGGCGTTTCTAATGATCATGCGTGCCTATAAACCAAAAACATAA
- a CDS encoding YcgL domain-containing protein yields the protein MQCFIYKSLKKDQLYLYLTQKDDFSTLPEALFQSVSPLQFVMELELTPGRKLARENPEKVIENLNNKGFFIQMPPSLLAPSQKLQ from the coding sequence ATGCAGTGCTTTATCTACAAAAGCTTAAAAAAAGACCAGCTTTATCTTTATCTAACCCAAAAAGATGATTTCTCCACTTTACCGGAGGCATTGTTTCAAAGCGTCAGCCCCCTGCAATTCGTCATGGAACTGGAGCTGACGCCTGGGCGCAAACTGGCACGGGAAAACCCGGAAAAAGTAATTGAAAACCTCAATAACAAAGGTTTCTTCATACAAATGCCACCATCTTTACTGGCTCCCAGCCAAAAACTTCAATAA
- the dcd gene encoding dCTP deaminase, producing the protein MGIKSDKWIRRMAEQYGMIEPFEAGQVRDASGGKVISYGTSSYGYDVRCSDEFKIFTNINSAIVDPKNFSEASFVDVKADVCIIPPNSFALARTVEFFRIPRDVLTICLGKSTYARCGIIVNVTPLEPEWEGHVTLEFSNTTPLPAKIYANEGVAQMLFFSGDEVCETSYKDRGGKYQGQQGVTLPKA; encoded by the coding sequence ATGGGCATTAAATCGGATAAATGGATCCGCCGTATGGCTGAACAATACGGCATGATAGAACCGTTTGAAGCGGGGCAGGTCAGAGATGCCAGTGGCGGTAAGGTGATTTCTTACGGGACATCCAGCTACGGTTACGATGTGCGCTGTTCTGACGAATTCAAGATATTTACCAATATCAATTCCGCAATTGTTGATCCCAAAAATTTCAGCGAAGCCAGTTTTGTTGATGTCAAAGCGGATGTTTGTATCATTCCGCCCAATTCGTTTGCACTGGCCAGAACCGTTGAGTTTTTTCGAATTCCCCGTGATGTTCTGACCATTTGCCTGGGTAAATCAACTTACGCTCGCTGCGGCATTATCGTGAATGTAACGCCATTGGAGCCCGAATGGGAAGGTCATGTGACGCTGGAGTTTTCCAATACAACGCCATTGCCTGCAAAAATTTATGCAAATGAAGGTGTTGCGCAAATGCTGTTTTTTAGCGGCGATGAAGTGTGTGAGACCTCTTACAAAGACAGGGGCGGAAAATATCAAGGCCAGCAAGGCGTGACGCTGCCTAAAGCCTAA
- a CDS encoding PilT/PilU family type 4a pilus ATPase — protein MDIKDYLKVLVSNDGSDLYLTNGAPPAAKFQGVLRPIENVKMSAERLKEIAYALMDQEQQKQFELVPEMNLAISEPNIGRFRINIFKQRNSLALVIRNIKVDIPNADQLGLPEILKKVIMEKRGLILFVGGTGSGKSTSLAALIDHRNANSSGHIITIEDPIEYIHPHKKSLVNQREVGVDTLSYEDALKNTLRQAPDVILIGEIRSQETMEHALAFAETGHLCLSTLHANNANQALDRIINFFPEERRNQLLLDLSMNLKAFVSQRLVPTIEGKRTAAIEILLGTQLVKDLIHKGEIHSIKEAMEKSEAIGMQTFDSHLLRLFKTGVISLEEALQNSDSPNNLKLKINLSEGLGNSSKPGQAGGESRRLDGLSLQAKEEDEEAKAKGKE, from the coding sequence ATGGATATTAAAGACTATTTAAAAGTGCTGGTTAGTAACGACGGTTCCGATTTATATCTAACGAATGGCGCACCTCCTGCGGCGAAATTTCAGGGTGTGCTAAGGCCGATAGAGAACGTGAAAATGAGCGCAGAGCGGCTCAAGGAGATTGCTTACGCTCTGATGGATCAGGAGCAGCAAAAGCAGTTTGAGCTGGTTCCTGAAATGAACCTGGCTATATCTGAACCTAATATAGGCCGGTTCCGAATCAATATTTTCAAACAGCGCAATAGTCTGGCGCTGGTGATTCGGAATATCAAAGTCGATATTCCGAATGCCGATCAATTGGGGCTGCCGGAAATCTTGAAAAAAGTCATCATGGAAAAGCGCGGATTGATTCTGTTTGTAGGAGGAACCGGGTCAGGAAAATCGACTTCGCTGGCAGCATTGATCGATCATAGAAATGCTAATTCATCCGGGCATATCATTACCATTGAAGATCCGATTGAATACATTCATCCGCATAAAAAAAGTCTGGTCAATCAACGCGAAGTGGGCGTCGATACGCTCAGTTATGAGGATGCATTAAAAAATACACTGCGGCAGGCGCCCGATGTCATTCTGATTGGCGAAATCAGAAGCCAGGAAACCATGGAGCATGCGCTTGCATTCGCTGAAACCGGACACTTGTGTTTGTCGACCCTGCACGCAAACAACGCCAATCAAGCATTGGATAGAATTATCAATTTTTTTCCGGAAGAACGGCGCAATCAGTTGTTGCTGGATTTATCTATGAACTTGAAAGCTTTTGTCTCGCAAAGACTGGTACCCACCATTGAAGGCAAACGCACTGCGGCGATAGAAATTTTGTTGGGAACTCAATTGGTGAAGGATTTGATTCACAAAGGCGAGATTCACAGCATCAAAGAAGCGATGGAGAAATCCGAAGCGATAGGGATGCAGACCTTTGATAGCCACTTGTTGAGGCTGTTTAAAACTGGCGTTATTTCATTGGAGGAAGCGCTGCAAAATTCCGATTCGCCGAATAATCTCAAATTGAAAATCAATCTCAGTGAAGGTTTGGGTAATTCTTCCAAGCCGGGGCAAGCCGGTGGCGAGTCCAGACGGCTTGATGGTTTGAGTTTGCAGGCCAAAGAGGAAGATGAAGAGGCCAAGGCCAAGGGTAAGGAATAA
- a CDS encoding tRNA (5-methylaminomethyl-2-thiouridylate)-methyltransferase — protein sequence MSEPKKAVALISGGLDSMLAAKTILDQGIHVEGINFFTGFCVEGHTHAIRKKDNEKAKPKRNNALWAAEQLGIKLHIVDVIEEYKDVLLNPKHGYGANLNPCLDCKIFMVNKAKQWIEENGFDFIITGEVVGQRPMSQRRFAMPLVAERSGADDLLLRPLSARNLPETKPEREGWVDRNKLHDFGGRTRRPQIAMAEQFGFTDYAQPAGGCCFLTDKSYSQKLVDLWQARGARDYELDDVMLLKVGRHIRPKPHFKLIIAREEGEGRFMEGYKNDFISLHCSSHTGPLALIDGSPDAADLELAAAIIARYSKGKDEEQVEVAIRNTDGQESRIKTRPLIVEQLLKEWFI from the coding sequence ATGTCCGAACCCAAAAAAGCGGTAGCATTGATTTCAGGCGGCCTGGATTCAATGCTGGCGGCAAAGACTATCCTTGATCAGGGCATTCATGTCGAGGGCATCAATTTCTTTACCGGATTTTGTGTGGAGGGTCATACGCATGCCATCAGGAAAAAAGATAACGAAAAAGCAAAACCCAAACGCAATAATGCGTTGTGGGCGGCCGAACAATTAGGCATCAAACTGCATATTGTGGATGTTATCGAAGAATACAAAGATGTGTTGTTAAATCCAAAACATGGCTACGGCGCAAACTTGAATCCTTGCCTGGATTGCAAAATATTTATGGTCAACAAAGCCAAACAATGGATTGAGGAAAACGGATTCGACTTCATCATTACCGGCGAAGTGGTAGGACAAAGACCCATGTCTCAGCGCCGCTTTGCCATGCCTTTGGTTGCTGAAAGATCCGGCGCTGACGACTTGCTGCTCAGACCCTTGTCCGCACGGAATCTGCCCGAAACAAAACCGGAACGAGAAGGCTGGGTCGATAGAAACAAATTACATGATTTTGGCGGCCGCACCCGAAGACCCCAAATTGCCATGGCCGAACAGTTCGGTTTTACAGATTATGCACAACCCGCAGGCGGCTGCTGTTTTCTCACCGATAAAAGCTATTCACAAAAACTCGTGGACTTGTGGCAAGCCCGCGGCGCACGTGATTATGAACTCGATGATGTGATGTTATTGAAAGTCGGGCGCCATATCCGCCCCAAACCGCATTTCAAGCTGATCATTGCCAGAGAAGAAGGCGAAGGACGGTTTATGGAAGGCTACAAAAATGACTTTATCAGTTTGCACTGTTCCAGCCACACCGGACCTTTGGCTCTGATTGACGGAAGTCCGGACGCCGCCGATCTCGAATTGGCCGCAGCAATTATTGCCCGTTACAGCAAAGGCAAAGACGAGGAACAGGTTGAGGTGGCAATCCGCAATACAGACGGGCAGGAAAGCCGCATCAAAACCCGGCCGTTAATTGTCGAACAACTGCTTAAGGAATGGTTTATATGA
- a CDS encoding sulfurtransferase TusA family protein has product MSRYSLDAKRLLCPLPVIRTQDRVKQLKSGDQLEVSCTDPGVMQDIPAWCRINGHTIMSAQENQGVYIIVLEVGKHE; this is encoded by the coding sequence ATGAGCCGGTACAGCCTTGACGCCAAACGCCTGCTCTGCCCTTTACCGGTCATCCGGACCCAGGACAGAGTAAAACAGCTTAAGTCCGGCGACCAATTGGAAGTGTCGTGTACCGACCCCGGTGTCATGCAGGACATTCCGGCCTGGTGCCGAATTAACGGCCATACGATCATGAGTGCCCAGGAAAATCAGGGTGTGTACATCATAGTGCTTGAAGTAGGAAAACATGAGTAA
- a CDS encoding cation diffusion facilitator family transporter has product MSKPADAVKMDQLKARVTIVGAIINIFLSIVKIAFGLLWQSAALIADGVHSLSDLASDILVILAIRFGAREADHDHPYGHRRYETMATVALGLSLAAISAGIAWDALDRVLNPEKLLIPHLETIGIAAFSVLSKEWMYHYTKRAAHKTRSKLLLANAWHHRSDAISSVVVIIGVSGVVLGYPFADAVAAMIVALMIAKIGINLITQSIKELVDTSLPENYVNDIRRVIKLTPGVRGIHLLRTRQMGEDAYIDTHIVVDSRISVSEGHIIGDAVRRNLIDAFDDVIDVLVHVDPEDDEFIEAPADLLSRAEVQKHLQTALGEFFEDIDSFTIHYLEGLIELEVALPHLMSAQPEEIELIKKHCAALQQSLDAIAKVDVYLKQ; this is encoded by the coding sequence ATGAGTAAACCCGCCGATGCTGTCAAAATGGACCAGTTGAAAGCACGCGTCACCATCGTAGGCGCGATCATCAATATCTTCTTATCAATTGTTAAGATCGCTTTTGGGCTCTTGTGGCAATCAGCAGCGCTTATCGCCGACGGTGTTCATTCGCTTTCTGATTTGGCCAGCGATATTCTGGTGATACTCGCCATCCGTTTCGGGGCCAGAGAAGCAGACCACGATCATCCTTACGGCCATCGGCGTTATGAAACCATGGCGACCGTCGCCCTTGGCCTGAGTTTGGCGGCAATATCTGCGGGTATTGCCTGGGATGCCCTGGACAGAGTACTCAATCCTGAAAAATTACTGATACCGCATCTGGAAACCATAGGCATTGCCGCTTTTTCGGTATTATCCAAAGAATGGATGTATCACTACACCAAACGCGCCGCCCATAAAACCCGCTCCAAATTATTGCTCGCCAATGCCTGGCACCACCGTAGCGATGCTATTTCCTCGGTCGTCGTCATCATCGGCGTATCCGGCGTTGTTTTGGGGTACCCTTTTGCCGATGCGGTTGCGGCCATGATTGTCGCGTTGATGATAGCCAAAATCGGGATCAACCTGATCACTCAAAGCATTAAGGAACTGGTAGACACGTCTTTACCTGAAAATTATGTCAACGACATTCGCCGCGTCATCAAATTAACCCCGGGCGTTCGCGGCATTCATCTGCTAAGAACGCGGCAAATGGGGGAAGACGCTTATATTGATACCCATATCGTAGTGGATTCACGCATCAGCGTATCCGAAGGCCATATCATAGGAGATGCGGTAAGGCGAAATCTGATCGATGCTTTTGATGATGTGATCGATGTCCTGGTCCATGTCGACCCTGAAGACGACGAATTTATTGAGGCACCCGCTGATTTGCTGTCACGCGCTGAAGTGCAAAAGCATTTGCAGACGGCTCTGGGCGAATTCTTCGAGGACATAGACTCGTTTACCATTCATTATCTGGAGGGACTGATTGAGCTTGAAGTCGCGCTGCCCCATTTAATGAGCGCTCAGCCTGAAGAAATAGAACTGATCAAAAAACACTGCGCCGCACTGCAGCAAAGCCTGGACGCTATTGCCAAAGTCGATGTGTATCTAAAGCAGTAA
- a CDS encoding agmatine deiminase family protein, translated as MIRFPAEWEPQSAVIIAWPHQSGDFTNLSAVETAYRFIATTISRFQPLIIICKDAGHQEHILAELAAHQALHFIQADYNDIWVRDTVFLSLEWQHSKATLQLVNFIFNGWGNKYPHAADDALNLALFAHPFFKGHPTATVSFVLEGGSVESDGQGTVMTTKNCLFNPNRNPNLSQAAIASQVQNYLGAKRILWVEQDNLAGDDTDAHIDTLARFCDAGTIAYSSCDDREDAHYQSLKNMETQLKSFKTEDGAPYKLVALPLPKPITDEEGQRLPANYANFLIINGAVLVPVYDDAMDAVALERLAGCFPGREIVAVPCRPLVHQYGSLHCASMQVPAFVKLNV; from the coding sequence ATGATCCGTTTTCCAGCTGAATGGGAACCGCAATCCGCCGTCATTATCGCGTGGCCGCATCAAAGCGGCGATTTCACTAATTTGTCGGCGGTTGAAACGGCGTATCGTTTTATTGCGACCACCATCAGCCGTTTCCAGCCACTGATCATCATTTGCAAAGATGCCGGGCATCAAGAGCATATTTTGGCTGAGTTGGCCGCTCATCAAGCTCTTCATTTTATTCAGGCGGATTACAACGATATCTGGGTCAGGGATACCGTTTTTTTGAGTTTGGAATGGCAGCATTCCAAAGCCACGCTACAGTTGGTGAATTTCATTTTTAACGGCTGGGGAAATAAATATCCGCATGCTGCCGATGATGCCTTGAACCTGGCGTTATTTGCCCACCCTTTTTTCAAAGGCCATCCTACGGCTACCGTGAGTTTTGTGCTGGAAGGCGGCAGTGTGGAGTCGGACGGGCAAGGCACCGTGATGACGACTAAAAATTGTTTGTTCAATCCCAACCGCAATCCCAATTTGTCTCAAGCAGCAATCGCCAGCCAAGTGCAAAACTATTTGGGGGCAAAGCGCATTTTGTGGGTTGAACAGGATAATCTGGCCGGGGACGATACCGATGCTCACATTGATACGCTGGCGCGCTTTTGTGATGCCGGGACTATCGCCTACAGCAGTTGCGACGATCGCGAAGATGCGCATTATCAAAGTCTGAAAAACATGGAAACGCAGTTAAAGTCGTTTAAAACTGAAGACGGAGCGCCCTATAAGCTGGTTGCCTTGCCGTTGCCCAAACCCATTACTGATGAAGAAGGGCAGCGTCTGCCGGCCAATTATGCCAATTTTTTGATCATCAATGGCGCCGTTCTGGTGCCGGTTTATGACGATGCGATGGATGCCGTTGCATTGGAACGTCTGGCGGGCTGTTTCCCTGGGCGGGAGATTGTTGCTGTGCCTTGCCGTCCGCTGGTACATCAATACGGCAGCCTTCATTGCGCCAGCATGCAAGTGCCGGCATTTGTAAAACTGAATGTGTAA
- a CDS encoding UbiX family flavin prenyltransferase, which translates to MTKIKRLVIGMTGATGAVYGVRMLQVLKEQADWETHLVISSAGLINLKHELDMSRKMLYELADVTHEVNDVAATIASGGFKTEGMVIAPCSMKTLAAVAHGFGDNLISRAADVVLKERRRLVIMPRETPLNLAHIRNMGSVTEMGGIIYPPMPAFYNKANSIEAMVNDGVGRVLAMFGVEAEGLYTPWEGL; encoded by the coding sequence ATGACAAAAATAAAACGATTGGTAATAGGCATGACCGGCGCGACAGGCGCAGTTTATGGCGTCAGAATGCTGCAGGTTCTTAAAGAGCAGGCGGATTGGGAAACGCATTTGGTGATTTCTTCAGCCGGTTTGATCAACTTGAAGCACGAGTTGGACATGTCACGGAAAATGCTTTATGAGCTGGCGGATGTAACGCATGAAGTGAATGATGTGGCGGCTACGATTGCCAGCGGCGGTTTTAAAACCGAAGGCATGGTCATTGCCCCTTGTTCGATGAAAACCCTGGCTGCGGTTGCGCATGGTTTTGGCGATAATTTGATTTCCCGTGCGGCCGATGTCGTTTTAAAAGAACGTCGCCGCCTGGTCATCATGCCCAGAGAAACACCGCTCAATTTGGCGCATATTCGAAATATGGGCAGTGTGACCGAAATGGGCGGCATCATTTACCCGCCCATGCCGGCTTTTTATAACAAAGCCAACTCGATTGAAGCCATGGTCAACGATGGCGTAGGGCGCGTTTTGGCGATGTTCGGCGTCGAAGCGGAAGGACTTTATACGCCTTGGGAAGGGTTGTAA
- the pip gene encoding prolyl aminopeptidase, with the protein MKTLYPAIEPFHTFFLETQSQHTVYVEQCGNPQGLPVIFLHGGPCSGCKPDHRRFFDPELYHIVLFDQRGCGRSLPFGELEANNTADLIDDMECIRRRLGIQQWVLFAGSWGGTLGLLYAQAHLDAVSAMIIRGVFLARQRDLEWFAKDGAGRIYPEQWQRLVSSLPNASGDNLIRQLHDALWGDDEVTRLRAAKEWMAWGGQVALGNDFRPSVQHPVDTLQLIKQARMEIHYAVNRYFIEENQILENCAALRDIPTVIIHGRYDLVCPVEAALQLQEALPQAELMILPNGGHIAQGDEMIAALIDSTDTMARRLA; encoded by the coding sequence ATGAAGACTTTATATCCGGCCATTGAACCGTTCCATACCTTTTTCCTGGAAACCCAATCCCAGCACACTGTTTATGTAGAACAATGCGGTAACCCTCAAGGGCTACCGGTTATTTTTCTGCACGGCGGGCCTTGTTCCGGTTGCAAGCCGGATCACCGGCGGTTTTTTGATCCTGAGCTTTATCATATCGTTTTGTTCGATCAGCGCGGCTGTGGCCGCTCTTTGCCTTTTGGCGAACTGGAAGCCAACAACACTGCAGATTTGATCGATGACATGGAGTGTATCCGTCGGCGGTTGGGCATCCAACAATGGGTTTTGTTTGCCGGTTCCTGGGGCGGCACATTGGGCTTACTGTATGCGCAAGCGCACCTTGATGCGGTCAGCGCAATGATCATTCGAGGCGTCTTTCTTGCGCGGCAGCGCGATCTGGAGTGGTTTGCCAAAGACGGCGCCGGCCGTATTTATCCCGAGCAATGGCAGCGTCTGGTTTCCAGTTTGCCGAATGCATCGGGTGATAATTTAATTCGGCAGTTGCATGATGCGCTTTGGGGTGATGATGAAGTTACCCGCTTGCGCGCCGCTAAAGAGTGGATGGCCTGGGGCGGGCAGGTGGCTTTGGGAAATGATTTTAGGCCTTCGGTCCAGCACCCTGTCGATACGTTGCAGTTGATCAAGCAGGCGCGGATGGAAATTCATTACGCGGTTAACCGGTACTTTATCGAAGAAAATCAGATTCTTGAAAACTGCGCGGCATTACGTGATATACCAACGGTCATTATTCATGGCCGCTATGATCTGGTTTGCCCGGTCGAGGCCGCCTTGCAATTGCAGGAGGCATTGCCTCAGGCTGAGCTCATGATCTTGCCCAACGGCGGTCACATTGCTCAGGGCGATGAAATGATAGCCGCATTAATCGATTCGACTGATACTATGGCCAGGCGATTAGCTTAA
- a CDS encoding porin family protein: MKLKKTQIALGLATATLSMAGALVSPQAVADAKVEALEAQVNQMSEMLQQMQSELSRVRDAASRSAADTAKVQELDEWAASVKANPVSAQEKDHVFAVRGGWQRFNNTRGSSAGLANSGVGVDILTSPTDEDAFYIGGAIDFNMNNDLFGLMDDTSFGIELGIEYSELGDRKDNGLDNVVAGADVLQDVTVNMLRISAAPKIKFMHGSKFRPWLIPAGLDINIISPPSDAVTVLNTGMQFGGGLDYDLFRGIVLGADVRYHESFDDVDGVDTDGFTLGGSVGFKF, encoded by the coding sequence ATGAAATTGAAAAAAACTCAAATCGCGCTGGGCTTGGCTACAGCGACATTATCCATGGCGGGCGCCCTAGTTTCTCCGCAAGCGGTTGCTGATGCAAAAGTGGAAGCACTGGAAGCTCAAGTCAATCAAATGTCTGAAATGCTGCAACAAATGCAAAGCGAATTGAGCCGCGTCCGTGACGCCGCCAGCCGTTCTGCAGCAGATACCGCGAAAGTTCAGGAATTGGATGAATGGGCCGCTTCAGTAAAAGCGAACCCGGTTTCAGCTCAAGAGAAAGACCATGTATTTGCTGTTCGTGGTGGTTGGCAGCGTTTTAATAATACTCGTGGTTCTTCTGCAGGTCTTGCTAACTCAGGTGTTGGTGTTGATATACTGACCAGCCCTACTGATGAAGACGCTTTCTATATTGGCGGCGCCATTGATTTCAACATGAATAACGACTTGTTCGGTTTGATGGATGATACTTCATTCGGCATCGAATTAGGTATTGAATACTCTGAATTAGGAGATAGAAAAGATAACGGACTTGATAACGTTGTTGCAGGTGCTGACGTATTGCAAGACGTAACTGTCAACATGCTGAGAATCAGTGCAGCACCGAAAATCAAATTCATGCACGGTAGCAAATTCAGACCCTGGTTGATTCCTGCTGGTTTGGATATCAACATTATCAGCCCGCCATCTGATGCGGTAACCGTATTAAATACCGGCATGCAGTTTGGTGGTGGTTTGGATTATGATTTATTCAGAGGCATAGTTCTGGGTGCCGATGTTCGTTATCACGAATCGTTTGATGATGTCGACGGTGTTGACACTGACGGCTTCACCTTGGGTGGTTCTGTAGGTTTCAAGTTCTAA